The proteins below are encoded in one region of Xenopus laevis strain J_2021 chromosome 8L, Xenopus_laevis_v10.1, whole genome shotgun sequence:
- the MGC69466.L gene encoding MGC69466 protein L homeolog — translation MGDWNLLGKLLESAQEHSTVVGKVWLTVLFIFRILVLGSAAEKVWGDEQSGFTCDTKQPGCQNVCYDHTFPISHIRFWVLQIIFVSTPTLIYLGHILHLVRLEEKRKQKEKLRQSKGDPQGDKQLLLVPNKPAKLPVKDDLGKVRLRGALLRTYVFNVIFKTLFEVGFIVAQYLLYGFQLQPLYTCSRWPCPNTVNCYISRPTEKTIFIVFMLAVACLSLLLNLIEVYYLGFTKCRQGLSPSQNETITKLPTKTSSTTLTHIIPHYPHYSPTEKGSAFSPSLAFPLSPNKNASTVMDSSQAARKQNRDNQAVERNGIPDLNVASESSSELDQFEQHRLPSRNSRHSSNRSRPGVLAV, via the coding sequence ATGGGAGACTGGAACTTGCTGGGAAAGCTTCTCGAGAGTGCACAGGAACATTCGACTGTAGTGGGCAAAGTCTGGCTGACTGTCCTCTTCATCTTTAGAATACTCGTCCTAGGATCAGCTGCCGAAAAGGTTTGGGGGGACGAACAGTCTGGTTTTACCTGTGACACCAAACAGCCTGGTTGTCAAAACGTGTGTTACGATCACACGTTTCCCATTTCACACATTCGATTCTGGGTGCTGCAGATCATCTTCGTGTCCACCCCAACTCTCATCTACCTGGGCCACATTCTGCACCTCGTGCGGCTGGAAGAGAAGCGCAAGCAGAAGGAAAAGTTGCGGCAAAGCAAAGGAGACCCCCAGGGTGACAAGCAGCTGCTCCTAGTGCCAAACAAGCCTGCCAAACTCCCTGTTAAGGATGACTTGGGCAAAGTGCGTCTGCGAGGGGCGCTGCTGCGCACATATGTATTCAATGTCATCTTCAAGACCTTGTTTGAGGTAGGATTCATAGTGGCGCAATATTTGCTTTATGGATTCCAGCTGCAGCCACTCTACACCTGCAGCCGCTGGCCTTGTCCTAACACTGTAAACTGTTATATTTCTCGACCTACAGAGAAaactatatttattgtttttatgttgGCTGTTGCATGCTTGTCTCTGCTGCTCAACTTGATAGAGGTTTACTATTTGGGATTCACAAAGTGCAGGCAAGGACTGTCCCCATCACAGAATGAAACCATAACCAAGTTACCTACAAAGACTAGCAGTACAACCCTGACCCACATTATCCCCCACTATCCCCATTATTCTCCAACTGAGAAGGGATCTGCCTTCAGTCCATCACTTGCGTTTCCCCTGTCGCCAAACAAGAATGCGTCCACTGTAATGGACAGCAGCCAAGCTGCGCGCAAACAAAATCGCGATAACCAGGCCGTGGAACGCAATGGGATTCCTGATCTGAACGTTGCATCTGAAAGCAGCAGCGAGTTGGACCAATTTGAGCAGCATCGGCTTCCCAGCAGAAACAGCAGGCATAGCAGCAACCGATCCCGGCCGGGAGTCCTTGCGGTGTAA
- the gjb1.L gene encoding gap junction beta-1 protein isoform X1: MNWAGLYAILSGVNRHSTSIGRIWLSVVFIFRIMVLVVAAESVWGDEKSAFTCNTQQPGCNSVCYDHFFPISHIRLWALQLIIVSTPALLVAMHVAHLQHQEKKELRLSGHVKDQELAEVKKHKVKISGTLWWTYISSVFFRIIFEAAFMYIFYLIYPGYSMIRLVKCDAYPCPNTVDCFVSRPTEKTIFTVFMLVASGVCIVLNVAEVFFLIGQACTRRARRHRDSGSISKEHQQNEMNLLITGGSIIKRSPAGQEKGDHCSTS; encoded by the coding sequence ATGAATTGGGCAGGATTATACGCCATATTGAGTGGCGTGAACCGCCACTCCACCTCAATCGGACGCATATGGCTCTCTGTGGTCTTCATCTTCCGTATCATGGTGCTTGTGGTGGCTGCAGAAAGCGTATGGGGGGATGAGAAGTCGGCGTTTACATGCAACACACAACAGCCCGGTTGCAACAGTGTATGCTATGATCACTTCTTCCCCATCTCACATATCCGTCTGTGGGCCCTCCAGCTCATCATTGTATCCACACCTGCCCTTCTGGTGGCCATGCATGTGGCTCATCTACAGCACCAAGAGAAGAAGGAGCTACGTTTGTCCGGCCATGTTAAGGACCAAGAGCTGGCAGAAGTGAAGAAACATAAAGTCAAGATCTCCGGCACTTTGTGGTGGACCTACATCTCTAGTGTTTTCTTTAGAATCATATTCGAGGCAGCCTTTATGTACATCTTCTACCTCATCTACCCTGGTTACTCCATGATCCGACTTGTTAAGTGCGATGCCTATCCCTGCCCCAACACTGTAGACTGTTTCGTTTCTCGTCCCACGGAGAAGACCATATTCACCGTCTTCATGCTCGTCGCCTCTGGAGTCTGCATCGTTCTGAATGTTGCTGAAGTATTCTTCCTGATTGGCCAGGCCTGCACCAGAAGAGCCCGCCGCCACAGGGATTCTGGCAGCATCAGCAAAGAGCATCAACAGAATGAAATGAACTTGCTGATCACGGGAGGCAGTATTATTAAACGGTCCCCTGCGGGGCAGGAGAAAGGAGATCACTGTTCTACCTCCTAA
- the gjb1.L gene encoding gap junction beta-1 protein (The RefSeq protein has 4 substitutions, 1 non-frameshifting indel compared to this genomic sequence), with protein sequence MNWAGLYAILSGVNRHSTSIGRIWLSVVFIFRIMVLVAAAESVWGDEKSAFTCNTQQPGCNSVCYDHFFPISHIRLWALQLIIVSTPALLVAMHVAHLQHQEKKELRLSRHVKDQELAEVKKHKVKISGTLWWTYISSVFFRIIFEAAFMYIFYLIYPGYSMIRLLKCDAYPCPNTVDCFVSRPTEKTIFTVFMLVASGVCIVLNVAEVFFLIAQACTRRARRHRDSGSISKEHQQNEMNLLITGGSIIKRSAGQEKGDHCSTS encoded by the coding sequence ATGAATTGGGCAGGATTATACGCCATATTGAGTGGCGTGAACCGCCACTCCACCTCAATCGGACGCATATGGCTCTCTGTGGTCTTCATCTTCCGTATCATGGTGCTTGTGGTGGCTGCAGAAAGCGTATGGGGGGATGAGAAGTCGGCGTTTACATGCAACACACAACAGCCCGGTTGCAACAGTGTATGCTATGATCACTTCTTCCCCATCTCACATATCCGTCTGTGGGCCCTCCAGCTCATCATTGTATCCACACCTGCCCTTCTGGTGGCCATGCATGTGGCTCATCTACAGCACCAAGAGAAGAAGGAGCTACGTTTGTCCGGCCATGTTAAGGACCAAGAGCTGGCAGAAGTGAAGAAACATAAAGTCAAGATCTCCGGCACTTTGTGGTGGACCTACATCTCTAGTGTTTTCTTTAGAATCATATTCGAGGCAGCCTTTATGTACATCTTCTACCTCATCTACCCTGGTTACTCCATGATCCGACTTGTTAAGTGCGATGCCTATCCCTGCCCCAACACTGTAGACTGTTTCGTTTCTCGTCCCACGGAGAAGACCATATTCACCGTCTTCATGCTCGTCGCCTCTGGAGTCTGCATCGTTCTGAATGTTGCTGAAGTATTCTTCCTGATTGGCCAGGCCTGCACCAGAAGAGCCCGCCGCCACAGGGATTCTGGCAGCATCAGCAAAGAGCATCAACAGAATGAAATGAACTTGCTGATCACGGGAGGCAGTATTATTAAACGGTCCCCTGCGGGGCAGGAGAAAGGAGATCACTGTTCTACCTCCTAA